The following coding sequences lie in one Amycolatopsis cihanbeyliensis genomic window:
- a CDS encoding carbohydrate ABC transporter permease, which yields MTTTTTTRPDPARSAVARRARWDRRLYWVATHSLGLGLGILFMLPIVFVLLTAVMESDQAMTSSLWPEEWHFENFVRVFEQAPLHLYLINSLTYSGLATLGIMLSAIPAAYALAKLRWRGQTLFFLLTIAAMMLPPQVVVVPLYDLWVRLGFTGTLAPLIVPYFLFDAFSIFLLRQFFLTIPKEYLEAARIDGCNQFQVVTRVVLPMAKPGIVATGMFCFLFTWNDYFGPLLFTGENRESWTLSLALASFRGMHHVEWNLTMAATALVMAPVIILFIFAQKSFVRGITFTGVKG from the coding sequence ATGACCACGACCACCACGACGCGGCCCGACCCGGCCCGGTCGGCCGTGGCCAGGCGGGCGAGGTGGGATCGCAGGCTGTACTGGGTGGCGACGCACAGCCTCGGGCTCGGCCTCGGCATCCTGTTCATGCTGCCGATCGTCTTCGTCCTGCTGACCGCGGTGATGGAGAGCGACCAGGCGATGACCTCCAGCCTGTGGCCGGAGGAGTGGCATTTCGAGAACTTCGTGCGGGTGTTCGAGCAGGCACCGCTGCACCTGTACCTGATCAACAGTCTCACGTACTCGGGGCTGGCCACCCTCGGCATCATGCTGTCGGCGATCCCGGCGGCCTACGCGCTGGCGAAGCTGCGGTGGCGCGGGCAGACCCTGTTCTTCCTGCTGACCATCGCGGCCATGATGCTACCCCCGCAGGTGGTGGTCGTTCCGCTGTACGACCTGTGGGTGCGGCTCGGGTTCACCGGAACCCTGGCCCCGCTGATCGTGCCGTACTTCCTGTTCGACGCGTTCAGCATCTTCCTGCTGCGCCAGTTCTTCCTGACCATCCCGAAGGAGTACCTCGAGGCGGCGAGGATCGACGGCTGCAACCAGTTCCAGGTGGTGACCAGGGTCGTCCTGCCGATGGCCAAACCGGGGATCGTCGCCACCGGGATGTTCTGCTTCCTGTTCACCTGGAACGACTACTTCGGCCCGCTGCTGTTCACCGGGGAGAACCGGGAGAGCTGGACGCTGTCGCTGGCGCTGGCCTCGTTCCGCGGCATGCATCATGTGGAATGGAACCTGACCATGGCGGCCACCGCGCTGGTGATGGCGCCGGTCATCATCCTGTTCATCTTCGCGCAGAAGTCGTTCGTGCGCGGTATCACCTTCACGGGAGTCAAAGGTTGA
- a CDS encoding N-acetylglucosamine kinase yields the protein MNGTGGGVVIAIDGGNSKTDVLLVSTAGKVLGRARGPGASPQAVGVPRALEVFEGLVLEAFAAAGMPAGRTFGAHTSAYLAGLDLPQEEETLRVALIERGWSRSVRVGNDTFALLRAGTPDGIGVAVVCGAGINCVGVGADGRTHRFPALGRISGDWGGGMQLGEEALWWAVRSEDGRGPRTALLPAVLRHFGAESAREVVERLHFGRLPAKAVHELCPLLFRVAAAGDEAAQDVVDRLIEEVALLVTVSLRRLDMTTGAPAVVLGGGVLAGVNGTVIGEIERRCVKVAPRASVGVTALPPVFGAALSGLDAIGAGAPAYARLRSSVGAGD from the coding sequence GTGAACGGTACCGGCGGCGGGGTGGTCATCGCGATCGACGGGGGCAACAGCAAGACCGATGTGCTGCTGGTCAGCACGGCCGGGAAGGTACTGGGCCGTGCCCGCGGCCCTGGCGCGTCCCCGCAGGCGGTCGGGGTGCCGCGGGCGCTGGAGGTGTTCGAGGGGCTGGTGCTGGAGGCGTTCGCCGCGGCGGGCATGCCGGCGGGCCGCACCTTCGGTGCGCACACCTCGGCCTACCTTGCCGGGCTCGATCTCCCCCAGGAGGAGGAGACGCTGCGGGTGGCGCTGATCGAGCGCGGCTGGTCGCGCTCGGTGCGGGTCGGCAACGACACCTTCGCCCTGTTGCGGGCCGGCACACCGGACGGGATCGGGGTGGCAGTGGTGTGCGGCGCGGGGATCAACTGCGTCGGGGTCGGCGCGGACGGCCGGACCCACCGCTTTCCCGCGCTCGGCCGGATCTCCGGCGACTGGGGTGGCGGCATGCAGCTCGGCGAGGAGGCGCTGTGGTGGGCGGTGCGGTCCGAGGACGGCAGGGGCCCGAGAACCGCGCTGTTACCGGCGGTGCTGCGCCACTTCGGCGCGGAATCCGCCCGGGAGGTGGTGGAGCGCCTGCACTTCGGCCGGTTGCCGGCGAAGGCGGTGCACGAGCTGTGCCCGCTGTTGTTCCGTGTCGCCGCCGCGGGGGACGAGGCGGCGCAGGACGTGGTGGACCGGCTGATCGAGGAGGTCGCCCTGCTGGTCACGGTCAGCCTGCGCAGGCTGGACATGACCACCGGCGCCCCGGCCGTCGTGCTCGGTGGGGGCGTGCTGGCCGGGGTGAACGGCACGGTGATCGGCGAGATCGAACGGCGCTGCGTGAAGGTGGCGCCGCGTGCCTCTGTCGGCGTGACCGCGCTGCCACCGGTGTTCGGCGCGGCACTGTCCGGTCTGGACGCGATCGGTGCGGGCGCGCCGGCCTACGCGCGCCTGCGGTCCTCGGTCGGCGCCGGGGACTAG
- a CDS encoding 6-phospho-beta-glucosidase, producing MRKLTVVGGGSTYTPELVDGIAAGRSSVDVDEIVLVDPDTDRLATVGSFCSRLLERAGHPARIRTTTSLADGAEGASAVLLQLRVGGQVARHSDETFPLDCGCVGQETTGAGGLAKALRTVPVVLDIARRVREVAGEDTWLVNFTNPVGIVTRALLNEGHRAVGLCNVAIGLQRLFAELLRVDTGAVRLEHVGLNHLSWERRVLVEGAEGATDRLPELLAEHGPRLAEHVGTPLGWLRRLGMVPSYYLRYFYAHDEVVRTQRTERPRAEVVSEVEAELLKIYADPAVVTKPAQLARRGGAYYSEAAVRLVHALTGDGAAEEHVVNVRNERTMPFLPEDAVIEVPSVVDGKGARPLPVRPVPPLLSGLISQVTSYEQLALEAALHGGRDRVADALLAHPLIGQYEYADALAGTLVRVNAPFLPWARR from the coding sequence TTGAGAAAGCTCACGGTGGTCGGCGGGGGATCCACGTACACCCCCGAACTGGTGGACGGCATCGCCGCCGGACGGTCCAGTGTGGATGTCGACGAGATCGTGCTGGTGGACCCGGACACCGATCGGCTGGCGACGGTCGGTTCGTTCTGCTCGCGGCTGCTCGAGCGGGCGGGTCACCCGGCGCGGATACGCACCACCACCAGCCTGGCCGACGGAGCCGAGGGGGCGTCGGCCGTGTTACTGCAACTGCGCGTCGGGGGCCAGGTGGCACGGCACTCCGACGAGACCTTCCCGCTGGACTGCGGCTGCGTCGGGCAGGAGACCACCGGCGCGGGCGGGCTGGCCAAGGCGTTGCGCACGGTGCCGGTGGTGCTGGACATCGCCCGCAGGGTTCGCGAGGTCGCGGGCGAGGACACCTGGCTGGTCAACTTCACCAACCCGGTCGGCATCGTCACCAGGGCGTTGCTGAACGAGGGGCACCGTGCCGTCGGGTTGTGCAACGTGGCGATCGGGTTGCAGCGCCTGTTCGCGGAACTGTTGCGGGTGGACACCGGGGCCGTGCGACTGGAGCACGTCGGCCTGAACCACCTCAGCTGGGAACGTCGCGTCCTGGTCGAGGGCGCGGAAGGCGCCACCGACCGGCTGCCCGAACTGCTCGCCGAGCACGGGCCGCGGCTGGCCGAACATGTCGGGACCCCGCTGGGATGGCTGCGCAGGCTGGGCATGGTGCCCTCGTACTACCTGAGGTACTTCTACGCCCACGACGAGGTGGTACGCACCCAGCGCACCGAGCGCCCGCGCGCCGAGGTGGTCAGCGAGGTGGAGGCGGAGCTGCTGAAGATCTACGCCGACCCCGCGGTGGTGACGAAACCGGCGCAGCTGGCACGGCGGGGCGGGGCGTACTACTCCGAGGCCGCGGTGCGGCTGGTGCACGCGCTCACCGGGGACGGTGCCGCCGAGGAGCATGTGGTGAACGTGCGCAACGAGCGGACCATGCCGTTCCTTCCCGAGGACGCGGTGATCGAGGTTCCGTCCGTTGTGGACGGAAAGGGCGCGCGGCCGCTGCCGGTGCGGCCGGTTCCGCCCCTGCTGTCCGGGTTGATCTCGCAGGTCACCTCGTACGAGCAGCTGGCGCTGGAGGCAGCCCTGCACGGCGGCCGGGACCGGGTGGCGGACGCGCTGCTGGCGCATCCGCTGATCGGGCAGTACGAGTACGCCGACGCGCTGGCCGGCACCCTGGTGCGGGTGAACGCGCCCTTCCTGCCCTGGGCCCGCCGGTGA